A single genomic interval of Cupriavidus sp. MP-37 harbors:
- the hemL gene encoding glutamate-1-semialdehyde 2,1-aminomutase: MSRNQQLFDRAQQTIPGGVNSPVRAFRSVGGTPRFITRAEGPYMWDADGQRYIDYIGSWGPMIVGHAHPEVVRAVQQTAAHSFSFGAPTEAEITMAEEICKLVPSIEQVRLVSSGTEATMSALRLARGFTGRDLIIKFEGCYHGHADSLLVKAGSGLLTFADTTRNAPSSAGVPADVTRHTMVLEYNNVEQLEQAFARHAGEIAAVIVEPVAGNMNLVRASAAFLQAMRELCSRDGAVLIFDEVMTGFRVALGGAQAHYGIRPDMTCLGKVIGGGMPAAAFGGRRDIMASLAPLGGVYQAGTLSGNPLAVAAGLTTLKLIQAPGFYDRLAAQTRKLADGLAEAARAAGVPFAADAVGGMFGLYFRDGVPGSFAEVTQSDTARFNRFFHAMLDHGVYLAPSAFEAGFVSAQHDDAILDATFDAARKAFAAA, translated from the coding sequence ATGTCCCGTAATCAGCAGCTTTTCGACCGCGCCCAGCAGACCATTCCCGGGGGCGTCAATTCGCCCGTGCGCGCCTTCCGTTCGGTGGGGGGCACGCCGCGCTTCATCACGCGCGCCGAGGGCCCGTATATGTGGGACGCGGACGGCCAGCGCTATATCGACTACATCGGCTCGTGGGGCCCGATGATCGTCGGCCATGCCCATCCGGAGGTGGTGCGCGCGGTCCAGCAAACCGCCGCGCACAGCTTCTCGTTCGGCGCCCCGACCGAGGCCGAGATCACCATGGCCGAGGAAATCTGCAAGCTGGTGCCGTCGATCGAGCAGGTGCGCCTGGTCTCTTCGGGCACCGAAGCCACCATGAGCGCGCTGCGCCTGGCGCGCGGCTTCACCGGCCGCGACCTGATCATCAAGTTCGAGGGTTGCTACCACGGCCACGCCGACAGCCTGCTGGTCAAGGCCGGCTCCGGCCTGCTGACCTTTGCCGACACCACCCGCAACGCGCCGTCGTCGGCCGGCGTGCCGGCCGACGTGACGCGCCACACCATGGTGCTGGAGTACAACAACGTCGAGCAGCTGGAACAGGCCTTCGCCCGGCATGCCGGCGAGATCGCCGCGGTGATCGTCGAGCCGGTGGCCGGCAACATGAACCTGGTGCGCGCCAGCGCTGCCTTCCTGCAGGCCATGCGCGAACTGTGCAGCCGCGACGGCGCGGTGCTGATCTTCGACGAAGTCATGACCGGCTTCCGCGTGGCGCTGGGCGGCGCGCAGGCGCACTACGGCATCCGTCCCGACATGACCTGCCTGGGCAAGGTCATCGGCGGCGGCATGCCGGCGGCGGCCTTCGGCGGCCGGCGCGACATCATGGCCAGCCTGGCGCCGCTGGGCGGCGTGTACCAGGCCGGCACGCTGTCGGGCAACCCGCTGGCGGTGGCGGCGGGCCTGACCACGCTCAAGCTGATCCAGGCGCCCGGCTTCTATGACCGCCTGGCCGCGCAGACGCGCAAGCTGGCCGACGGCCTGGCCGAAGCCGCGCGCGCGGCGGGCGTGCCGTTCGCCGCGGATGCGGTCGGTGGCATGTTCGGCCTCTATTTCCGCGACGGCGTGCCCGGCAGCTTCGCCGAGGTCACGCAGAGCGACACCGCGCGCTTCAACCGCTTCTTCCACGCCATGCTGGACCACGGGGTCTACCTGGCGCCTTCGGCGTTCGAAGCCGGCTTCGTCTCCGCGCAGCACGACGACGCCATCCTGGACGCCACCTTCGACGCCGCGCGCAAGGCCTTCGCCGCGGCCTGA
- a CDS encoding LysR substrate-binding domain-containing protein gives MAKTPARSPQRPVHLPPLQALRALEAAARHRSFSRAAEELALTHSAISHHVRALETSLGTKLFQRSGSQMAPTSVGARLAEQVRGALDDIESALREAGNSAGPPVIRLQVSVMADLANAWLIRRLPSLHAQVPSLDLHLRLHAEITPPDPYSVDVGIWHQRIDLPGFECHNLIEDHVIAVASPALLARYPGFTLADVPRLPMLRFALRPWRDWLEAAGLPGDEPERGPIFQDAGLMLQSAVAGLGVATARAQLAHDYLASGELVQIGPTRIPSSLHYWVTWREGNPREKAIQQFHAWLQEQVRQEGAHADAAAGDAGPFHP, from the coding sequence ATGGCCAAAACCCCCGCCAGATCCCCGCAACGCCCCGTCCATCTGCCGCCGCTGCAAGCGCTGCGTGCACTGGAAGCCGCCGCGCGCCACCGCAGCTTCTCGCGCGCGGCCGAGGAACTGGCCCTGACCCACAGCGCCATCAGCCACCATGTCCGCGCGCTGGAAACCAGCCTCGGCACCAAGCTGTTCCAGCGCAGCGGCAGCCAGATGGCACCCACCAGCGTGGGCGCGCGGCTGGCCGAACAGGTGCGCGGCGCGCTCGACGACATCGAAAGCGCGCTGCGCGAGGCCGGCAACAGCGCCGGGCCGCCGGTGATCCGGCTGCAGGTCAGCGTGATGGCCGACCTGGCCAATGCCTGGCTGATCCGGCGCCTGCCCAGCCTGCACGCCCAGGTGCCGTCGCTGGACCTGCACCTGCGGCTGCATGCCGAGATCACGCCGCCCGACCCGTACAGCGTCGATGTGGGGATCTGGCACCAGCGCATCGACCTGCCCGGCTTCGAGTGCCACAACCTGATCGAAGACCATGTGATCGCGGTGGCCAGCCCGGCGCTGCTGGCGCGCTACCCGGGCTTTACGCTGGCCGACGTGCCGCGCCTGCCGATGCTGCGCTTTGCGCTGCGCCCCTGGCGCGACTGGCTCGAAGCCGCCGGACTGCCCGGCGACGAACCGGAGCGCGGCCCGATCTTCCAGGACGCCGGGCTGATGCTGCAGTCCGCCGTGGCCGGGCTGGGCGTGGCCACGGCGCGCGCGCAGCTGGCGCACGACTATCTGGCCAGCGGCGAACTGGTGCAGATCGGGCCCACCCGGATCCCTTCGAGCCTGCACTACTGGGTCACCTGGCGCGAAGGCAACCCGCGCGAGAAGGCCATCCAGCAGTTCCATGCCTGGCTGCAGGAACAGGTGCGGCAGGAAGGCGCGCACGCGGATGCCGCCGCCGGCGATGCCGGGCCGTTTCATCCGTGA
- a CDS encoding Flp family type IVb pilin: MQNLTTMFKQFIRDEDGVTAIEYGLIAALIAVVIIVSVRLIGTNLNIIFDFIGDTLTNALPGAGG; encoded by the coding sequence ATGCAAAACCTGACCACCATGTTCAAGCAATTCATCCGTGACGAAGACGGCGTGACCGCCATTGAATACGGCCTGATCGCCGCACTCATCGCCGTTGTGATCATCGTTTCGGTCCGCCTGATCGGCACCAACCTGAACATCATCTTCGACTTCATCGGCGACACCCTCACCAACGCCCTGCCTGGCGCTGGCGGCTGA
- a CDS encoding glycosyltransferase family 2 protein translates to MSGPYESRLLSLVVPCYNESESIGRFFDSVIPVLESIDATRFEIVLVNDGSTDDTLEQLIAYSHRDPRVRVVDLTRNFGKEAALTAGLDEALGDAVIPIDADLQDPPSLIPELVRRWREGAEVVLAQRSSRACDSWLKRATAGAYYRVHNKLSDQKLPVNVGDFRLMDRVVINALKQMPERRRFMKGLFAWVGYRTVIVPYEREPRSAGHSKFSGWRLWNFALEGITSFSTMPLRSWTYIGVAIALGAFGYGAFIVARTLVLGIDVPGYASLLSALLFLGGIQLIGLGVVGEYVGRIYDEAKGRPIYLVRRRYQETGQSRSLASGRRVIRIDRGQVSNGR, encoded by the coding sequence ATGTCGGGTCCATACGAAAGCAGGCTGCTGTCTCTGGTGGTGCCCTGCTACAACGAGTCCGAAAGCATTGGCAGATTCTTCGACAGCGTGATCCCGGTGCTGGAGTCGATCGACGCGACCCGCTTCGAGATCGTGCTGGTGAATGACGGCAGCACCGACGACACGCTGGAGCAGCTGATCGCCTATTCGCACCGCGACCCGCGCGTGCGCGTGGTGGACCTGACGCGGAACTTCGGCAAGGAGGCAGCGCTGACGGCGGGGCTCGACGAGGCCCTGGGCGATGCGGTGATTCCCATCGACGCCGACCTGCAGGACCCGCCCTCACTGATTCCCGAACTGGTCAGACGCTGGCGCGAAGGCGCCGAGGTGGTGCTGGCGCAGCGCAGCAGCCGCGCCTGCGATTCGTGGCTCAAGCGCGCGACCGCAGGGGCGTACTACCGTGTCCATAACAAGCTGTCGGACCAGAAGCTGCCGGTGAATGTGGGCGATTTCAGGCTGATGGACCGGGTCGTGATCAATGCGCTCAAGCAGATGCCGGAGCGCCGGCGCTTCATGAAGGGCCTGTTCGCCTGGGTAGGCTACCGCACCGTGATCGTGCCATACGAGCGCGAGCCCCGCAGCGCGGGGCATTCCAAATTCTCCGGCTGGCGCCTGTGGAATTTCGCGCTCGAGGGCATCACCAGCTTCAGCACCATGCCGCTGCGCAGCTGGACTTATATCGGCGTGGCGATCGCGCTGGGCGCGTTCGGCTACGGCGCTTTTATCGTGGCGCGCACGCTGGTGCTGGGCATCGATGTCCCGGGCTATGCGTCGCTGCTGTCGGCGCTGCTTTTTCTCGGCGGCATCCAGCTGATCGGCCTGGGCGTGGTCGGCGAATATGTCGGCCGCATCTACGACGAGGCCAAGGGCCGGCCGATCTACCTGGTGCGGCGGCGCTACCAGGAGACCGGGCAGAGCAGGAGCCTGGCGTCGGGACGGCGCGTGATCCGGATCGACCGCGGGCAAGTCAGCAACGGCCGCTGA
- a CDS encoding rubredoxin, protein MEYKTWMCLICGWIYDEAAGAPEDGIAPGTRWEDVPINWTCPECGARKEDFEMVAI, encoded by the coding sequence ATGGAATACAAGACTTGGATGTGCCTGATCTGCGGCTGGATCTACGACGAAGCCGCTGGCGCGCCGGAAGACGGCATCGCCCCCGGCACCCGCTGGGAAGACGTGCCGATCAACTGGACCTGCCCGGAATGCGGCGCGCGCAAGGAAGATTTCGAGATGGTCGCGATCTGA
- a CDS encoding YgcG family protein codes for MRHPRRWFARHGWLAAALLWLGALLYGPALAADGFVAVPPLTQRVTDLTNTLTPQQRGALENVLAEYEQQRGSQIFVLMVPTTDPEPIDAYSIRVADAWRAGRQGIDDGVIVLIAKDNPPGLRKMRLEVGRGVQGSLTDAMSKRILQDVMAPHFRQNDFYGGLAAGISAIQATIDKEGLAAPQRKAQQASALDDWLPALLPLAIIVFFFLSAILRRRGPQIVTTRRGRDVIAGGLGGLGGYTIGQDWGRRSGGWGGGFGGGGDSGGFGGFGGGGGGGFDGGGASGNW; via the coding sequence ATGCGCCACCCCCGGCGTTGGTTCGCGCGGCACGGCTGGCTGGCCGCCGCCCTGCTGTGGCTGGGCGCCCTGCTCTACGGCCCGGCGCTGGCCGCCGACGGCTTCGTCGCGGTGCCGCCGCTGACCCAGCGCGTCACCGACCTGACCAACACGCTGACGCCGCAGCAGCGCGGCGCGCTGGAAAACGTGCTGGCCGAGTACGAGCAGCAGCGCGGCAGCCAGATCTTCGTGCTGATGGTGCCGACCACCGATCCGGAACCGATCGACGCCTACAGCATCCGCGTGGCCGACGCCTGGCGCGCCGGGCGCCAGGGCATCGACGACGGCGTGATCGTGCTGATCGCCAAGGACAACCCACCGGGCCTGCGCAAGATGCGGCTGGAGGTGGGCCGCGGCGTGCAGGGGTCGCTGACTGACGCCATGTCCAAGCGCATCCTGCAGGACGTGATGGCGCCCCACTTCCGCCAGAATGATTTCTACGGCGGGCTCGCGGCCGGCATCTCGGCAATCCAGGCCACCATCGACAAGGAGGGCCTGGCAGCGCCGCAGCGCAAGGCGCAGCAGGCCTCGGCGCTTGACGACTGGCTGCCGGCGCTGCTGCCGCTGGCGATCATCGTGTTCTTCTTCCTGAGCGCGATCCTGCGCCGGCGCGGGCCGCAGATCGTCACCACCCGGCGCGGCCGCGACGTGATCGCCGGCGGCCTCGGCGGCCTGGGCGGCTACACCATCGGGCAAGACTGGGGTCGGCGCAGCGGCGGCTGGGGTGGCGGCTTCGGCGGGGGCGGAGACAGCGGCGGCTTCGGCGGCTTTGGCGGCGGAGGCGGCGGCGGCTTCGACGGCGGCGGCGCCTCCGGCAACTGGTGA
- a CDS encoding TPM domain-containing protein, protein MPHLKRALHHIATTAATTRKHFPPEAQQQLHHAVHAGESSHRGEIRVVIEASLPVGDAWAGVTPRERARFLFGALEVWNTADKTGVLLYINLADHAVELLADRGIDASVGPVTWRELCDELAQGLRQDLSVRPVLATVARIHGLLATHFPSDGGHNPNELDDRPVFL, encoded by the coding sequence ATGCCGCATCTCAAACGCGCCCTGCACCATATCGCCACCACCGCCGCCACCACGCGCAAGCATTTTCCACCGGAAGCGCAGCAGCAGCTGCACCACGCCGTGCATGCCGGCGAATCCAGCCACCGCGGCGAGATCCGCGTGGTGATCGAAGCCAGCCTGCCGGTCGGCGACGCCTGGGCCGGGGTCACCCCGCGCGAGCGCGCGCGCTTCCTGTTCGGCGCGCTCGAGGTCTGGAACACTGCCGACAAGACCGGCGTGCTGCTCTACATCAACCTCGCCGACCACGCCGTCGAACTGCTGGCCGACCGCGGCATCGACGCCAGCGTGGGGCCCGTCACCTGGCGCGAACTGTGCGACGAACTGGCACAAGGGCTCAGGCAGGACCTGTCGGTGCGGCCGGTGCTGGCCACGGTGGCGCGCATCCACGGCTTGCTGGCCACGCACTTCCCGTCGGACGGAGGGCACAACCCGAACGAGCTGGACGATCGTCCGGTGTTTCTATAG
- a CDS encoding LemA family protein: MRAFLSPSLPTPLPTRSPLSVLRWLVLAVMASLLSACGYNDFQAKDEAVKAAWGEVINQYQRRADLIPNLVNTVKGYASHERETLEAVTKARAAATSIQVSPETLNDPEAFKRFQQAQGELSGALSRLLAVSENYPQLKADASFRDLQSQLEGTENRITVARQRYIAAVQQYNVLARSFPTNLTAMIFKYPVKPSFTVENEKAISTPPAVKF; this comes from the coding sequence ATGCGCGCATTCTTGTCCCCTTCGTTGCCCACTCCGCTGCCCACCCGCTCGCCCCTGTCCGTGTTGCGCTGGCTGGTGCTGGCGGTCATGGCCAGCCTGCTGTCCGCCTGCGGCTACAACGACTTCCAGGCCAAGGACGAGGCCGTCAAGGCAGCCTGGGGCGAAGTCATCAACCAGTACCAGCGCCGTGCCGACCTGATCCCCAACCTGGTCAACACCGTCAAGGGCTACGCCTCGCACGAGCGCGAGACGCTGGAAGCGGTGACCAAGGCGCGCGCCGCCGCCACCAGCATCCAGGTCTCGCCCGAGACCCTGAACGACCCCGAAGCCTTCAAGCGCTTCCAGCAGGCGCAGGGGGAATTGTCCGGGGCGCTGTCGCGCCTGCTGGCGGTGTCCGAGAACTACCCGCAGCTCAAGGCCGATGCCTCGTTCCGCGACCTGCAATCGCAGCTCGAAGGCACCGAGAACCGCATCACCGTGGCACGGCAGCGCTATATCGCCGCCGTGCAGCAGTACAACGTGCTGGCGCGCAGCTTCCCGACCAACCTGACGGCGATGATCTTCAAGTACCCGGTCAAGCCTTCGTTCACCGTGGAAAACGAGAAGGCCATCTCCACCCCGCCCGCGGTCAAGTTCTGA
- a CDS encoding PleD family two-component system response regulator, which yields MTAIHKILIVDDSPTEALFMSDLLGKRGFKVAVASNSEQAFARLQAEAFDLILMDVVMPGQNGYQATRAIKRDDRFKDIPVIMCTSKGLDTDRIWGMRQGASDYIVKPVDGEELLGKIAALAH from the coding sequence ATGACCGCCATTCACAAGATCCTGATCGTCGATGACTCCCCGACCGAAGCCCTGTTCATGTCCGACCTGCTCGGCAAGCGCGGCTTCAAGGTCGCGGTCGCCAGCAACAGCGAGCAGGCCTTCGCCCGCCTTCAGGCCGAAGCCTTCGACCTGATCCTGATGGACGTGGTGATGCCCGGCCAGAACGGCTACCAGGCGACCCGCGCGATCAAGCGCGACGACCGCTTCAAGGACATCCCCGTGATCATGTGCACCAGCAAGGGCCTGGACACCGACCGCATCTGGGGCATGCGCCAGGGCGCGTCGGACTACATCGTCAAGCCCGTCGACGGCGAAGAGCTGCTGGGCAAGATCGCCGCGCTGGCGCACTGA
- a CDS encoding bifunctional 2-polyprenyl-6-hydroxyphenol methylase/3-demethylubiquinol 3-O-methyltransferase UbiG, translating into MSPDAYLEMADTEASHWWFRGRREIVAAILAGLDLPRHASILEIGAGTGGNLAMLSQFGKVSAVEMDGTALRLAREKTGDAYDLRAGKCPDEMPFAERSFDLVCLLDCLEHIADDAGSLDCAARLLKAGGTVFITVPAYQWLWSAHDVFLHHQRRYSKRSLHALASRCGLRVQRMSYFNTMLFPLAVAARIGDRLCGSRHASGAGLPPAPVNGALHRVFRTERHWLARGSLPFGISLMAVLRAS; encoded by the coding sequence ATGTCCCCTGACGCCTACCTCGAGATGGCCGACACCGAAGCCAGCCACTGGTGGTTCCGTGGACGGCGCGAGATCGTCGCCGCCATCCTCGCCGGGCTGGACTTGCCGCGCCATGCGTCGATCCTCGAGATCGGCGCGGGCACCGGCGGCAACCTCGCGATGCTGTCGCAGTTCGGCAAGGTCAGCGCGGTGGAAATGGATGGCACCGCGCTGCGCCTGGCGCGCGAGAAAACCGGCGACGCCTACGACCTGCGCGCCGGCAAGTGCCCCGACGAGATGCCGTTTGCCGAGCGCAGCTTTGACCTGGTCTGCCTGCTCGACTGCCTCGAGCACATCGCCGACGATGCCGGCTCGCTCGACTGCGCCGCCAGGCTGCTGAAGGCGGGCGGCACGGTCTTTATCACCGTGCCCGCCTACCAGTGGCTGTGGAGCGCGCACGACGTCTTCCTGCATCACCAGCGCCGCTACAGCAAGCGCTCGTTGCACGCGCTGGCCAGCCGCTGCGGCCTGCGCGTGCAACGGATGTCGTACTTCAATACGATGCTGTTCCCGCTCGCGGTTGCCGCGCGCATTGGCGACCGGCTATGCGGCAGCCGCCATGCGAGCGGCGCCGGTCTCCCGCCCGCGCCCGTCAACGGCGCGCTGCACCGCGTGTTCCGCACCGAACGCCACTGGCTTGCGCGCGGGTCGCTGCCGTTCGGCATTTCGCTGATGGCCGTGCTGCGCGCATCGTGA
- a CDS encoding sigma-54 dependent transcriptional regulator yields MSAYANRPLLYLSQHHDATLCRLFAQRGWKISFASNLHDLQALPPGNQPLAALLDLQGGFGDAELEAFEPWLAQPHIGWIGIVAGQHALSESARRLLGLYFVDYHTAPLEHPRLAEALGHALGMARLRPGAQHEAPRTARPDGMIGSCPAMQSLFRGIEKVSRWDTPVLISGESGTGKELAAQAIHRASARASRPFIAVNCAAIPPTLLMSELFGYERGAFTGATKRKPGRIEMAQGGTLFLDEIGDMPIESQTSLLRFLETGRIERLGGTESVEVDVRIISATHVDLEAAIAAERFRGDLYHRLCVLRVRQPPLRERGSDILLIAEHVLDTVRKQSPARIRGFSPMALRAIQLHTWPGNVRELINRIRHAAAMCEDGVIQPEDLELATPADDRPLTLAAIREAAEQHAIVEALQRHHERLIDVAAELGISRVTLFRLMRDYKLQVKKGDLGLICVQG; encoded by the coding sequence ATGAGCGCGTACGCCAACCGCCCGCTGCTGTACCTGTCGCAGCACCATGACGCCACGCTGTGCCGGCTGTTCGCCCAGCGTGGCTGGAAAATCAGCTTCGCGTCGAACCTGCACGACCTGCAGGCTCTGCCGCCGGGCAACCAGCCGCTGGCCGCGTTGCTGGACCTGCAAGGCGGCTTTGGCGATGCCGAGCTGGAAGCCTTCGAGCCCTGGCTGGCGCAGCCGCATATCGGCTGGATCGGCATCGTCGCCGGCCAGCACGCGCTGAGCGAGAGCGCGCGCCGGTTGCTCGGCTTGTATTTCGTCGATTACCACACCGCCCCGCTCGAGCACCCACGCCTGGCCGAGGCCCTGGGCCATGCGCTCGGCATGGCCCGGCTGCGGCCCGGCGCGCAGCATGAGGCCCCGCGCACCGCCCGCCCCGATGGCATGATCGGCAGCTGCCCGGCGATGCAGTCGCTGTTCCGCGGCATCGAGAAGGTGTCGCGCTGGGACACGCCGGTGCTGATCTCGGGCGAGTCCGGCACCGGCAAGGAACTCGCCGCCCAGGCCATCCACCGCGCCTCGGCGCGGGCCTCGCGCCCCTTCATCGCGGTCAACTGCGCGGCGATCCCGCCCACGCTGCTGATGTCGGAACTGTTCGGCTATGAGCGCGGCGCCTTCACCGGCGCCACCAAGCGCAAGCCCGGCCGCATCGAGATGGCGCAGGGCGGCACGCTGTTCCTCGATGAAATCGGCGACATGCCGATCGAAAGCCAGACCAGCCTGCTGCGCTTCCTCGAGACCGGACGCATCGAGCGGCTGGGCGGCACCGAGTCGGTCGAGGTGGATGTGCGCATCATCTCCGCCACGCACGTCGACCTGGAAGCGGCGATCGCCGCCGAGCGCTTCCGCGGCGACCTGTATCACCGGCTGTGCGTGCTGCGCGTGCGCCAGCCCCCGCTGCGCGAGCGTGGCAGCGACATCCTGCTGATCGCCGAACATGTGCTGGACACCGTGCGCAAGCAGTCGCCGGCGCGCATCCGCGGCTTCTCGCCGATGGCGCTGCGCGCGATCCAGCTGCACACCTGGCCCGGCAATGTGCGCGAACTGATCAACCGCATCCGCCATGCCGCGGCGATGTGCGAAGACGGCGTGATCCAGCCCGAGGACCTGGAACTGGCCACGCCCGCCGACGACCGCCCGCTGACGCTGGCCGCGATCCGCGAAGCCGCCGAGCAGCATGCCATCGTCGAAGCGCTGCAGCGGCACCATGAACGGCTGATCGACGTGGCCGCCGAACTCGGCATCTCGCGAGTGACGCTGTTCCGGCTGATGCGGGATTACAAGCTGCAGGTGAAGAAGGGAGATCTGGGGTTGATCTGCGTGCAGGGCTAG
- a CDS encoding GtrA family protein, whose protein sequence is MNASGTAPGLRQFTRFLVSGATSTGVHVAITATLVSVLDASPVAANGIAFVSATVCSYLLNTLWSFSSRLRHRTLGRFAGVSLLGLALTVGISWTAQRLGASYWAGLAGVVLTVPVLTYLLHRAWTYRD, encoded by the coding sequence GTGAACGCCAGCGGCACTGCGCCCGGGCTGCGCCAATTCACGCGGTTCCTGGTTTCCGGCGCCACTTCGACCGGCGTGCATGTCGCCATCACTGCGACGCTGGTGAGCGTGCTCGACGCCTCGCCCGTGGCGGCCAACGGCATCGCCTTCGTTTCCGCCACGGTGTGCTCGTACTTGCTCAATACCCTGTGGAGTTTCTCGTCACGCTTGCGCCATCGCACCCTGGGGCGCTTTGCCGGCGTCTCGCTGCTGGGGCTGGCGCTGACCGTGGGTATCTCGTGGACCGCGCAGCGGCTTGGGGCCAGCTATTGGGCAGGCCTGGCGGGTGTGGTGCTGACTGTGCCGGTGCTCACGTACCTGCTGCACCGGGCCTGGACCTACCGCGACTGA
- a CDS encoding nitrate/nitrite transporter gives MTTSTSNLSSASSQRSHAQPAAAAASSARWRVLVVFSLGFLVSYVFRGVNLGFAPHLTRELGLNAGDLGLLTSFYFLGFACAQLPAGILLDRYGPRRTEAAMLLVAVAGSLVFALAPGMAGLAAGRLLIGVGVSVCLGAAIQALSMWFPLSRMPLLNGVVMAIGGLGAVLVGTPLSWLLSLTDWRTVSIGLAGVSLAMAALLWFSAPDKPRVGKESLREQLRGTRQILGSERFWRVVPLTLLNQGVFLAVQTLWVGAFLRDVSGYDAGTGARLVSVIGFAMMAGCVGSGWAARHLERLGVSLYAFAGAGMTGFIVIQLLLMAQVPLPPVLLWAAYGVFGSSGILTYAVLARSFPDALIGRATTALTLTVFLSTFACQVGVGFVLDLWPATGGHYPKVAHLAAWSGLVALQALAAVWYAMGGRRGRREAVAAR, from the coding sequence ATGACGACTTCGACTTCAAACTTGTCTTCCGCATCCTCGCAGCGCTCGCACGCGCAACCGGCCGCCGCTGCCGCGTCCAGTGCCCGCTGGCGCGTGCTGGTCGTGTTCTCGCTGGGCTTCCTGGTGTCCTATGTGTTCCGCGGCGTCAACCTGGGTTTCGCGCCGCACCTGACGCGTGAACTCGGCCTCAATGCCGGCGACCTGGGCCTGCTCACCAGCTTTTATTTCCTTGGCTTTGCCTGCGCCCAACTGCCGGCCGGCATCCTGCTGGACCGCTACGGTCCGCGCCGCACCGAGGCGGCGATGCTGCTGGTGGCCGTGGCCGGCTCGCTGGTGTTCGCGCTCGCGCCCGGCATGGCCGGGCTGGCCGCGGGCCGGCTGCTGATCGGCGTGGGCGTGTCGGTATGCCTGGGCGCCGCCATCCAGGCACTGTCGATGTGGTTCCCGCTGTCGCGCATGCCCCTGCTCAACGGCGTGGTGATGGCCATCGGCGGACTGGGCGCGGTGCTGGTCGGCACGCCGCTGTCGTGGCTGCTGTCGCTGACTGACTGGCGCACTGTCAGCATCGGCCTGGCCGGCGTGTCGCTGGCAATGGCGGCGCTGCTGTGGTTCAGCGCGCCGGACAAGCCCCGCGTCGGCAAGGAAAGCCTGCGCGAGCAGCTGCGCGGCACGCGCCAGATCCTGGGCAGCGAGCGCTTCTGGCGCGTGGTGCCGCTGACGCTGCTCAACCAGGGCGTGTTTCTGGCGGTGCAGACGCTGTGGGTGGGTGCCTTCCTGCGCGATGTGTCCGGCTACGATGCGGGCACCGGCGCGCGGCTGGTGTCGGTGATCGGCTTTGCCATGATGGCCGGCTGCGTCGGCTCGGGCTGGGCCGCGCGCCACCTGGAACGCCTGGGCGTGAGCCTGTATGCCTTTGCCGGGGCCGGCATGACCGGCTTTATCGTGATCCAGCTGCTGCTGATGGCGCAGGTGCCGCTGCCGCCGGTGCTGCTGTGGGCCGCCTATGGCGTATTCGGTTCCAGCGGCATCCTGACCTATGCGGTGCTGGCGCGCAGTTTTCCCGATGCATTGATCGGCCGCGCCACCACGGCGCTGACGCTGACCGTGTTCCTGTCGACCTTTGCCTGCCAGGTGGGCGTCGGCTTCGTGCTGGACCTGTGGCCTGCCACCGGCGGCCATTACCCGAAGGTGGCACATCTGGCGGCGTGGTCGGGGCTGGTGGCGCTGCAGGCGCTGGCGGCGGTGTGGTATGCGATGGGCGGGCGGCGCGGGCGCCGCGAAGCGGTTGCCGCCCGCTGA
- a CDS encoding response regulator → MRVAHLEENQRVNTAGAQGLAPGVPVPGTAPDIKQDLMHEIAPPRRKVLVIDDSSTIRRTAEIFLAQAGYQVMLAEDGFEALAKVGELHPDLVFCDILMPRLDGYQTCSLIKKSPRFHAIPVIMLSSRDGVFDRSRGRLVGAHDHLAKPFTRDALLQAVQACLPCQPAGEALPA, encoded by the coding sequence ATGCGGGTCGCTCATCTAGAAGAAAACCAGCGGGTCAATACCGCCGGCGCCCAGGGTCTGGCGCCTGGCGTTCCTGTTCCGGGTACCGCGCCGGACATCAAGCAGGACCTCATGCACGAGATCGCGCCGCCGCGCCGCAAGGTGCTGGTCATCGACGACTCGAGCACCATCCGCCGTACCGCGGAGATCTTCCTGGCGCAGGCCGGGTACCAGGTGATGCTGGCCGAGGACGGCTTCGAGGCGCTGGCCAAGGTGGGCGAGCTGCACCCCGACCTGGTCTTCTGCGACATCCTGATGCCCCGGCTCGACGGTTACCAGACCTGTTCGCTGATCAAGAAGAGTCCGCGTTTCCACGCCATTCCCGTGATCATGCTGTCCTCGCGCGACGGCGTGTTCGACCGTTCGCGCGGCCGCCTGGTCGGCGCGCATGACCACCTTGCCAAGCCATTCACCCGCGACGCGCTGCTGCAGGCCGTGCAGGCCTGCCTGCCATGCCAGCCCGCGGGCGAGGCGTTGCCCGCCTGA